From a single Brassica napus cultivar Da-Ae chromosome C9, Da-Ae, whole genome shotgun sequence genomic region:
- the LOC106416765 gene encoding uncharacterized protein LOC106416765, producing the protein MHSFNGITTYLTPKTQFNHDYLFNAFDLYSRRWISNYKKPTNKKQRKGNDNMDSSGLTEEAVEKRRPKTQFAANPSRRITYKGKGGIGKVFVGWRISGGNEPTAEASILELV; encoded by the exons ATGCATAGTTTCAACGGCATTACGACCTACTTAACTCCTAAGACCCAATTCAACCACGATTACTTATTCAATGCATTTGACCTCTATTCAAGGCGGTGGATCTCTAACTATAAAAAG CCTacaaacaagaaacaaaggAAGGGTAATGACAACATGGATTCCAGCGGACTAACAGAAGAAGCCGTGGAGAAGCGGAGGCCAAAGACGCAATTTGCGGCGA ATCCAAGTCGGAGGATCACCTATAAAGGGAAGGGTGGTATTGGAAAAGTGTTTGTGGGATGGCGTATTAGTGGTGGTAATGAACCTACTGCAGAAGCTAGCATTTTGGAGTTAGTGTAA